A single Agrococcus sp. ARC_14 DNA region contains:
- a CDS encoding exodeoxyribonuclease III yields MVRIASVNVNGVRAAFRKGMGDWLEAGGFDIVALQEVRAQDEDLLPLVPGWHMLHDPATAKGRAGVAVLSREPSIAHRTDIGLKTFDTKGRWLEADFLIGETPLTVVSTYVHSGEVNTPKQVAKYRFLDAMAKRLPQLRAHTEHVVVMGDLNVGHTPLDIKNWRGNQKSAGFLPQERSYFDRFLGTGMVTGVDGVRGRGHGWVDVGRAAHPDVDGPYTWWSQRGKAFDTDTGWRIDYQLASPALAAVATDYRVDRYPSYDTRWSDHAPVVVDYNL; encoded by the coding sequence ATGGTCCGAATCGCCTCCGTCAACGTCAACGGCGTCCGCGCCGCGTTCCGCAAGGGCATGGGCGACTGGCTCGAAGCCGGCGGCTTCGACATCGTCGCGCTGCAGGAGGTGCGGGCGCAGGATGAAGACCTCCTCCCGCTCGTGCCCGGCTGGCACATGCTGCACGACCCCGCGACCGCGAAGGGCCGCGCCGGCGTCGCCGTGCTCTCCCGCGAGCCCTCGATCGCGCACCGCACCGACATCGGCCTGAAGACCTTCGACACGAAGGGGCGCTGGCTCGAGGCCGACTTCCTGATCGGCGAGACGCCGCTCACCGTCGTCTCGACCTACGTCCACTCCGGCGAGGTGAACACGCCCAAGCAGGTCGCGAAGTACCGCTTCCTCGACGCGATGGCCAAGCGCCTGCCGCAGCTGCGTGCGCACACCGAGCACGTCGTCGTGATGGGCGACCTCAACGTCGGCCACACACCGCTCGACATCAAGAACTGGCGCGGCAATCAGAAGAGCGCCGGCTTCCTGCCCCAGGAGCGCTCCTACTTCGATCGCTTCCTCGGCACCGGCATGGTGACCGGCGTCGACGGCGTGCGCGGCCGCGGCCACGGATGGGTCGACGTCGGCCGTGCCGCGCATCCTGACGTCGACGGGCCCTACACCTGGTGGTCGCAGCGCGGCAAGGCGTTCGACACGGACACCGGCTGGCGCATCGACTACCAGCTCGCCTCCCCCGCGCTCGCGGCCGTCGCCACCGACTACCGCGTCGACCGCTACCCCTCCTACGACACGCGCTGGTCCGACCACGCCCCCGTCGTCGTCGACTACAACCTCTAG
- the trpS gene encoding tryptophan--tRNA ligase, with protein sequence MAHPRLYSGMQPSSGSLHLGNYIGALQQWRGLQQDHDAFFSIVDLHAITVPQAPDVLREQVRTLAAQYIAGGIDPDRACLYVQSHVAAHAQLAWLLGTITGFGEASRMTQFKDKTARGGQEAASVGLFTYPILMAADILLYDAEIVPVGDDQKQHVELTRDLAERFNKRFGPTFTIPKPRILADGARIYDLQDPKAKMSKSADNDKGIVWLLDDPAKTAKKIRSAVTDTDGAIRADKESKPGVTNLLDILSAMTGTPVADLEAHFDGQGYGVFKTEVADAVVAELAPVRERTLELLADPAELDRLLAANADRAAEVADATLARAMGAMGLR encoded by the coding sequence ATGGCACACCCCCGGCTCTACTCGGGGATGCAGCCCTCCTCGGGCTCGCTCCACCTCGGCAACTACATCGGCGCGCTGCAGCAGTGGCGCGGCCTGCAGCAGGATCACGATGCCTTCTTCTCGATCGTCGACCTGCACGCGATCACCGTGCCGCAGGCTCCGGATGTGCTGCGCGAGCAGGTGCGCACGCTCGCCGCGCAGTACATCGCGGGCGGCATCGACCCCGACCGCGCGTGCCTCTACGTGCAGTCGCACGTCGCCGCGCACGCGCAGCTCGCCTGGCTGCTGGGCACCATCACGGGCTTCGGCGAGGCGAGCCGGATGACGCAGTTCAAGGACAAGACGGCCCGCGGCGGGCAGGAGGCGGCCTCGGTCGGCCTGTTCACCTACCCGATCCTGATGGCGGCCGACATCCTGCTCTACGACGCCGAGATCGTGCCGGTCGGCGACGACCAGAAGCAGCACGTCGAGCTCACGCGCGATCTGGCCGAGCGCTTCAACAAGCGGTTCGGTCCGACCTTCACCATCCCGAAGCCGCGGATCCTGGCCGACGGCGCCCGCATCTACGACCTGCAGGACCCGAAGGCGAAGATGTCGAAGTCGGCAGACAACGACAAGGGCATCGTCTGGCTGCTCGACGACCCGGCGAAGACGGCGAAGAAGATCCGCTCGGCGGTCACCGACACCGACGGTGCGATCCGCGCCGACAAGGAGTCGAAGCCGGGCGTCACGAACCTGCTCGACATCCTCAGCGCCATGACCGGCACACCGGTCGCTGACCTCGAGGCGCACTTCGACGGCCAGGGCTACGGTGTCTTCAAGACCGAGGTCGCCGACGCGGTGGTGGCCGAGCTGGCACCGGTGCGCGAGCGCACGCTCGAGCTGCTCGCCGACCCCGCCGAGCTCGACCGGCTGCTGGCTGCGAACGCCGACCGCGCCGCCGAGGTCGCCGATGCGACGCTGGCTCGCGCCATGGGGGCGATGGGGCTGCGATGA